A single Triticum dicoccoides isolate Atlit2015 ecotype Zavitan chromosome 2A, WEW_v2.0, whole genome shotgun sequence DNA region contains:
- the LOC119352052 gene encoding U-box domain-containing protein 19-like — MPPHDRRAPPGRRMLALPTVCPCEAIAPGTLLASLVALVAEVARHDAAALPVLRRGAGEALRVTRVLLAFLEEVREAAAEPLPDASVLGLSELHVAMQKLRFLLADCSRRGARLWVLMNADLVASELRVVLCSVATALDVLPADVVGASVEAGELARLLSQQAWRAPVWPDEDDGRATRSVRSMLALFRSRATPHAEDAMMVLGRVGITSWCDCAEEAAFLEAELLDRLEDGRENDNDLVLISGLMAFLVYCRVVLFDTVDAKKADAAAPGSRPASSCAAWTSQEALQCPISLELMTDPVTVTTGQTYDRTSIKRWIKSGCRTCPVTGEKLRSTQFVPNVAARGIVEQLLLANGTPLHEQQSSKHRCAVDKTVSAFGPAAAGGVRLAVTFLIARLSRGTPEEQKKATHEVRKLAKRNVYHRACLVEADAVPWLLHLVSSMDASVQDNAIACLLNLSKHAAGRSALVEAGGLGLVVDAVNVAAKVEARQNAAAILFYLSPNSEYCQEIGRIPEAIPTLVRLMRDGTYRGRKNALVSLHGVLHGASSIGKAVTAGAVGVLASLLPGDREDLANDAVALLARIAEQPAGATAILASSELVTSLVDFLGASASRSGKDHCVALLASLCLHGGDKVVALMGKMTALMPALYALIADGSPLANKKARWLINEIHRVYEQRQPPPPVAPPAGDRVIRV; from the coding sequence ATGCCGCCGCACGACCGTCGGGCGCCGCCGGGCCGCCGGATGCTGGCGCTGCCGACGGTGTGCCCGTGCGAGGCCATCGCCCCGGGCACGCTGCTGGCGTCGCTCGTCGCTCTCGTGGCCGAGGTCGCCCGCCACGACGCCGCCGCGCTCCCCGTGCTCCGCCGAGGGGCCGGCGAGGCCCTGCGCGTCACCCGCGTCCTCCTCGCGTTCCTCGAGGAGGtccgcgaggcggcggcggagcccCTGCCGGACGCGTCGGTGCTCGGCCTGTCCGAGCTCCACGTCGCCATGCAGAAGCTCCGGTTCCTGCTCGCGGACTGCTCCAGGCGAGGGGCGAGGCTGTGGGTGCTCATGAACGCCGACCTCGTCGCCTCCGAGCTCCGGGTGGTCCTCTGCTCGGTCGCCACGGCCTTGGACGTCCTGCCGGCGGACGTGGTCGGGGCGTCCGTCGAGGCTGGAGAGCTCGCGAGGCTCCTGTCTCagcaggcgtggcgcgcgccggtgTGGCCGGACGAGGACGACGGGCGCGCGACCCGGAGCGTGCGCTCCATGCTCGCGCTGTTCAGGAGCCGCGCCACGCCGCACGCGGAGGACGCGATGATGGTGCTCGGCCGCGTCGGCATCACCAGCTGGTGCGACTGCGCCGAGGAGGCCGCTTTCCTCGAGGCCGAGCTGCTGGACCGCCTGGAGGACGGCCGCGAGAACGACAACGACCTCGTGCTCATCAGCGGCCTCATGGCGTTCCTCGTCTACTGTCGCGTCGTCTTGTTTGACACCGTTGATGCCAAGAAAGCTGACGCGGCAGCGCCCGGGTCAAGGCCGGCATCGAGCTGCGCGGCGTGGACTAGCCAGGAGGCGCTGCAATGCCCGATCAGTCTCGAGCTGATGACTGACCCGGTGACCGTGACCACCGGCCAAACTTACGACCGGACGTCCATCAAACGGTGGATCAAGAGCGGCTGCCGGACGTGCCCTGTTACCGGCGAGAAGCTCCGTAGCACCCAGTTCGTGCCGAACGTAGCCGCGCGCGGCATTGTCGAGCAGCTGCTCCTGGCCAATGGGACGCCGCTCCACGAGCAGCAGAGCAGCAAGCACCGGTGCGCGGTCGATAAGACCGTCTCGGCGTTCGGCCCGGCCGCGGCCGGCGGCGTGCGTCTCGCCGTGACCTTCCTTATTGCCAGGCTCTCCAGGGGCACGCCCGAGGAGCAGAAGAAGGCGACGCACGAGGTGCGGAAGCTGGCGAAGCGCAACGTGTACCACCGCGCGTGCCTCGTGGAGGCCGACGCCGTGCCGTGGCTCCTCCACCTCGTCTCCTCGATGGACGCGTCCGTCCAGGACAACGCCATCGCCTGCCTCCTCAACCTCTCAAAGCACGCGGCCGGGCGGAGCGCGCTCGTGGAGGCGGGCGGGCTCGGGCTCGTCGTCGACGCCGTCAACGTCGCGGCCAAGGTGGAGGCGCGGCAGAACGCGGCGGCCATCCTGTTCTACCTCTCGCCGAACAGCGAGTACTGCCAGGAGATCGGCCGCATCCCGGAGGCCATCCCGACGCTGGTGCGCCTGATGAGGGACGGCACCTACCGCGGCCGCAAGAACGCGCTGGTGAgcctccacggggtgctccacggcgCGAGCAGCATCGGGAAGGCGGTGACCGCCGGCGCCGTGGGCGTGCTCGCCAGCCTCCTGCCCGGCGACCGCGAGGACCTGGCGAACGACGCCGTCGCCCTGCTCGCGAGGATCGCCGAGCAGCCGGCCGGCGCGACGGCCATCCTGGCCAGCTCGGAGCTCGTCACGAGCCTCGTCGACTTCCTCGGCGCGTCGGCGTCTCGGTCGGGGAAGGACCACTGCGTGGCGCTGCTGGCCTCGCTGTGCCTGCACGGAGGGGACAAGGTCGTcgccctcatgggcaagatgactgcgcTGATGCCCGCGCTGTACGCGCTCATCGCCGACGGCAGCCCTTTGGCGAACAAGAAGGCGAGGTGGCTCATTAACGAGATCCACCGGGTCTACGAGcagcgccagccgccgccgccggtggcGCCGCCGGCCGGTGACCGTGTCATTCGAGTATAG